One window of the Puntigrus tetrazona isolate hp1 chromosome 13, ASM1883169v1, whole genome shotgun sequence genome contains the following:
- the lclat1 gene encoding lysocardiolipin acyltransferase 1 isoform X1, with product MLSVRGLCFLLTLFLGSFFGSIFMLGPVLPLMLLSPAWYRWLTDRIVATWLTLPVALLELVFGVKVVITGDGFVPGERSVIIMNHRTRLDWMFLWCCLLRCSYLRLEKICLKAALKAVPGFGWAMQVASFIFIRRRWEEDRAHMANMLQYFCHIKEPLQLLLFPEGTDLTENTRARSDEFAEKNSLPKYEYVLHPRTTGFTFIVDTLQKGGHLDAVHDITVAYPQNIPQTEQHLVLGLFPREIHFHVQRFPAASLPSSSEQLQSWCQERWREKEQRLRDFYRSEPRRFQEPGARVPPCKSERRVALIKAASLLYWSGFITLSCAGLCLYTPLRLYFLLMLVFFLGQQRVTGGLELLELACHRRWTGASEKEH from the exons ATGCTGTCCGTCCGAGGTCTGTGTTTCCTCCTCACTCTGTTCCTGGGCAGTTTCTTCGGCAGCATCTTCATGCTGGGTCCGGTTCTGCCGCTCATGCTGCTGTCCCCCGCCTGGTACCGCTGGCTCACTGACCGCATCGTGGCTACCTGGCTCACCCTGCCGGTG GCGCTGCTGGAGCTGGTGTTCGGGGTGAAGGTGGTGATCACGGGTGACGGCTTTGTTCCGGGTGAGCGCAGCGTCATCATCATGAACCACCGCACACGTCTGGACTGGATGTTCCTGTGGTGCTGTCTGCTGCGCTGCAGCTACCTGCGTCTCGAGAAGATCTGCCTCAAGGCGGCACTCAAAGCTGTGCCCGGCTTTG gCTGGGCCATGCAGGTGGCTTCCTTCATCTTCATCCGGCGGCGCTGGGAGGAAGACCGTGCTCACATGGCCAACATGCTGCAGTACTTCTGCCACATCAAGGAGCCACTGCAGCTGCTGCTGTTCCCTGAGGGCACCGACCTCACTG AAAACACTCGAGCTCGGAGCGACGAGTTCGCCGAGAAAAACAGTCTTCCCAAGTACGAGTATGTTCTTCATCCTCGCACCACCGGCTTCACCTTCATCGTCGACACGCTGCagaaag GGGGTCACCTGGATGCGGTTCATGACATCACGGTGGCGTATCCTCAGAACATCCCTCAGACGGAGCAGCACCTGGTCCTGGGTCTGTTTCCTCGTGAGATACACTTCCACGTGCAGCGCTTCCCCGCGGCGTCTCTGCCTTCGAGCTCCGAGCAGCTGCAGAGCTGGTGTCAGGAGcgctggagagagaaagagcagcgTCTCAGAGACTTCTACCGCTCGGAGCCGCGCCGCTTCCAGGAGCCCGGGGCCCGCGTGCCGCCCTGCAAGAGCGAGAGGAGAGTGGCCCTGATCAAAGCCGCCTCGCTGCTGTACTGGAGCGGCTTCATCACGCTCTCCTGCGCCGGCCTGTGCCTCTACACGCCGCTGCGCCTCTACTTCCTGCTGATGCTCGTCTTCTTCCTGGGTCAGCAGCGGGTCACGGGCGGCCTGGAGCTGCTGGAGCTGGCCTGTCACCGGCGCTGGACCGGAGCCTCGGAGAAGGAGCACTGA
- the lclat1 gene encoding lysocardiolipin acyltransferase 1 isoform X2 yields MNHRTRLDWMFLWCCLLRCSYLRLEKICLKAALKAVPGFGWAMQVASFIFIRRRWEEDRAHMANMLQYFCHIKEPLQLLLFPEGTDLTENTRARSDEFAEKNSLPKYEYVLHPRTTGFTFIVDTLQKGGHLDAVHDITVAYPQNIPQTEQHLVLGLFPREIHFHVQRFPAASLPSSSEQLQSWCQERWREKEQRLRDFYRSEPRRFQEPGARVPPCKSERRVALIKAASLLYWSGFITLSCAGLCLYTPLRLYFLLMLVFFLGQQRVTGGLELLELACHRRWTGASEKEH; encoded by the exons ATGAACCACCGCACACGTCTGGACTGGATGTTCCTGTGGTGCTGTCTGCTGCGCTGCAGCTACCTGCGTCTCGAGAAGATCTGCCTCAAGGCGGCACTCAAAGCTGTGCCCGGCTTTG gCTGGGCCATGCAGGTGGCTTCCTTCATCTTCATCCGGCGGCGCTGGGAGGAAGACCGTGCTCACATGGCCAACATGCTGCAGTACTTCTGCCACATCAAGGAGCCACTGCAGCTGCTGCTGTTCCCTGAGGGCACCGACCTCACTG AAAACACTCGAGCTCGGAGCGACGAGTTCGCCGAGAAAAACAGTCTTCCCAAGTACGAGTATGTTCTTCATCCTCGCACCACCGGCTTCACCTTCATCGTCGACACGCTGCagaaag GGGGTCACCTGGATGCGGTTCATGACATCACGGTGGCGTATCCTCAGAACATCCCTCAGACGGAGCAGCACCTGGTCCTGGGTCTGTTTCCTCGTGAGATACACTTCCACGTGCAGCGCTTCCCCGCGGCGTCTCTGCCTTCGAGCTCCGAGCAGCTGCAGAGCTGGTGTCAGGAGcgctggagagagaaagagcagcgTCTCAGAGACTTCTACCGCTCGGAGCCGCGCCGCTTCCAGGAGCCCGGGGCCCGCGTGCCGCCCTGCAAGAGCGAGAGGAGAGTGGCCCTGATCAAAGCCGCCTCGCTGCTGTACTGGAGCGGCTTCATCACGCTCTCCTGCGCCGGCCTGTGCCTCTACACGCCGCTGCGCCTCTACTTCCTGCTGATGCTCGTCTTCTTCCTGGGTCAGCAGCGGGTCACGGGCGGCCTGGAGCTGCTGGAGCTGGCCTGTCACCGGCGCTGGACCGGAGCCTCGGAGAAGGAGCACTGA